The Brassica napus cultivar Da-Ae unplaced genomic scaffold, Da-Ae ScsIHWf_2912;HRSCAF=3697, whole genome shotgun sequence genome window below encodes:
- the LOC125602598 gene encoding protein Ycf2-like translates to MKGHQFKSWIFELREIVREIKNSHYFLDSWTQINSVGSFIHIFFHQERFRKLLDPRIFSILLLRNSQGSTSNRYFTIKGVVLFVVAALLYRINNRNMVESKNLYLKGLLPIPMNSIGPRNDTSEESFGSSNINRLIVSLLYFTKGKKISESCFRDPKESTRVLPITKKCIMPESNWSSRWWRNWIGKKRDFCCKISNETVAGIDISFKEKDIKYLEFLFVYYMDDPIRKGHDWELFDRLSPNKRRNIINLNSGQLFEILVKDWICYLMFAFREKIPIEVEGFFKQQGAGSTIQSNDIEHVSHLFSRNKRAISLQNCAQFHMWQFHQDLFVSWGKNPHESDFLRKISRENWIWLDNVWLVNKDRFFSKVRNVSSNIQYDSTRSSFVQVTDSSQLNGSSDQFIDPFDSISNEDSEYHYHTLINQREIQQLKERSILWDPSFIQTEGREIESDRFPKYLSGYSSMPRLFTEREKRMNNHLLPEESEEFFWNSTRAIRSFFSDRWSELHLGSNPTERSTRDQKLLKKEQDVSFVPSRRSENKEIVNIFKIITYLQNTVSIHPISSDLGCDTVPKDELDMDSSNKISFLNKNPFFYLFHLFHERKRGGYTLRHDFESEERFQEMADLFTLSITEPDLVYHKGFAFSIDSYGLDQRQFLKEVFNSRDELKKKSLLVLPPIFYEENESFYRRIRKNWVRISCGNFFEDPKPKRVVFASNNIMEAVNQYRLIRNLIQIQFQYSPYGYIRNVLNRFFLMKRPDRNFEYGIQRDLIGNDTLNHRTIMKDTINQHLSNLKKSQKKWFDPLIFLSRTERSINRDPNAYRYKWSNGSKNFQEHLKHFVSERKSRFQVVFDRLCINQYSIDWSEVIDKKDLSKSLRFFLSKLLRFLSKLLLFLSNSLPFFFVSFENIPIHRSEIHIYELKGPNDQPCNQLLESIGLQIVHFKN, encoded by the coding sequence ATGAAAGGACATCAATTCAAATCCTGGATTTTCGAATTGAGAGAAATAGTGAGAGAGATCAAGAATTCTCACTATTTCTTAGATTCATGGACCCAAATCAATTCAGTGGGATCtttcattcatatttttttccacCAAGAACGTTTTAGAAAACTCTTGGACCCTCGAATTTTTAGTATCCTACTTTTGCGCAATTCACAGGGTTCAACAAGCAATCGATATTTCACGATCAAGGGTGTAGTACTATTTGTAGTAGCGGCCCTTCTATATCGTATTAACAATCGAAATATGGTCGAAAGCAAAAATCTCTATTTGAAAGGGCTTCTTCCTATACCTATGAATTCCATTGGACCCAGAAATGATACATCGGAAGAATCTTTTGGGTCTTCCAATATCAATAGGTTGATTGTTTCGCTCCTGTAttttacaaaaggaaaaaagatcTCTGAGAGCTGTTTCCGGGATCCGAAAGAGAGTACTCGGGTTCTCCCAATAACTAAAAAGTGTATCATGCCTGAATCTAACTGGAGTTCGCGGTGGTGGAGGAACTGGATCGGAAAAAAGAGggatttttgttgtaagatATCTAATGAAACCGTCGCTGGAATTGATATCTCATTTAAAgagaaagatatcaaatatctggagtttctttttgtatattatatggaTGATCCGATCCGCAAGGGCCATGATTGGGAATTGTTTGATCGTCTTTCTCCGAATAAGAGGCGAAACATAATCAACTTGAATTCGGGACAGCTATTCGAAATCTTAGTGAAAGACTGGATTTGTTATCTCATGTTTGCTTTTCGTGAAAAAATACCAATTGAAGTGGAGGGTTTCTTCAAACAACAAGGAGCTGGGTCAACTATTCAATCAAATGATATTGAGCATGTTTCCCATCTCTTCTCGAGAAACAAGCGGGCTATTTCTTTGCAAAATTGTGCTCAATTTCATATGTGGCAATTCCACCAAGATCTCTTCGTTAGTTGGGGGAAGAATCCGCACGAATCGGATTTTTTGAGGAAAATATCGAGAGAGAATTGGATTTGGTTAGACAATGTGTGGTTGGTAAACAAGGATAGATTTTTTAGCAAGGTACGAAATGTATCGTCAAATATTCAATATGATTCTACAAGATCTAGTTTCGTTCAAGTAACGGATTCTAGCCAATTGAACGGATCTTCTGATCAATTCATAGATCCTTTCGATTCCATTAGTAATGAGGATTCGGAATATCACTATCACACATTGATCAATCAAAGAGAGATTCAACAACTAAAAGAAAGATCGATTCTTTGGGATCCTTCCTTTATTCAAACGGAAGGAAGAGAGATAGAATCAGACCGATTCCCTAAATACCTTTCTGGATATTCCTCAATGCCCCGGCTATTCACGGAACGTGAAAAGCGAATGAATAATCATCTGCTTCCGGAAGAAAGCgaagaatttttttggaattctacAAGAGCCATTCGTTCTTTTTTCTCTGACAGATGGTCAGAACTTCATCTGGGTTCGAATCCTACTGAGAGGTCCACTAGGGATCAGAAATTGTTGAAGAAAGAACAAGATGTTTCTTTTGTCCCTTCCAGGCGatcggaaaataaagaaatagttaatatattcaAGATAATTACGTATTTACAAAATACCGTCTCAATTCATCCTATTTCATCAGATCTGGGATGTGATACGGTTCCGAAGGATGAACTGGATATGGACAGTTCCAATAAGATTTCATTCTTGaacaaaaatccatttttttatttatttcatctaTTCCATGAACGGAAGAGGGGGGGATACACGTTACGCCACGATTTTGAGTCAGAAGAGAGATTTCAAGAAATGGCAGATCTATTCACTCTATCAATAACCGAGCCGGATCTGGTGTATCATAAGGGATTTGCCTTTTCTATTGATTCCTACGGATTGGATCAAAGACAATTCTTGAAGGAGGTTTTCAACTCCAGGgatgaattgaaaaagaaatctTTATTGGTTCTACCTCctattttttatgaagaaaatgaatcttTTTATCGAAGGATCAGAAAAAATTGGGTCCGGATCTCCTGCGGGAATTTTTTTGaagatccaaaaccaaaaagagtGGTATTTGCTAGCAACAACATAATGGAGGCAGTCAATCAATATAGATTGATCCGAAATCTGATTCAAATCCAATTCCAATATAGTCCCTATGGGTACATAAGAAATGTATTGAAtcgattctttttaatgaagagACCTGATCGCAACTTCGAATATGGAATTCAAAGGGATCTAATAGGAAATGATACTCTGAATCATAGAACTATAATGAAAGATACGATCAACCAACAtttatcgaatttgaaaaagagtcagaagaaatggttcgatcctcttatttttctttctcgaaCCGAGAGATCCATAAATCGGGATCCTAATGCATATAGATACAAATGGTCCAATGGGAGCAAGAATTTCCAGGAGCATTTGAAACATTTCGTTTCTGAGCGGAAGAGCCGTTTTCAAGTAGTGTTCGATCGATTATGTATTAATCAATATTCGATTGATTGGTCTGAGgttattgataaaaaagattTGTCTAAGTCACTTCGTTTCTTTTTGTCCAAGTTACTTCGTTTTTTGTCCAAGTTACTTCTCTTTTTGTCTAACTCacttccttttttctttgtgaGTTTCGAGAATATCCCCATTCATAGGTCTGAGATCCACATCTATGAATTGAAAGGTCCGAACGATCAACCCTGCAATCAGTTGTTAGAATCAATAGGTCTTCAAAtcgttcattttaaaaattga
- the LOC125602601 gene encoding 50S ribosomal protein L2, chloroplastic: MAIHLYKTSTPSTRNGAVDSQVKSNPRNNLIYGQHHCGKGRNARGIITVRHRGGGHKRLYRKIDFRRNTKDIYGRIVTIEYDPNRNAYICLIHYGDGEKRYILHPRGAIIGDTIVSGTEVPIKMGNALPLTDMPLGTAIHNIEITLGKGGQLARAAGAVAKLIAKEGKSATLKLPSGEVRLISKNCSATVGQVGNVGVNQKSLGRAGSKCWLGKRPVVRGVVMNPVDHPHGGGEGRAPIGRKKPVTPWGYPALGRRTRKRKKYSETLILRRRSK, translated from the exons ATGGCGATACATTTATACAAAACTTCTACCCCGAGCACACGCAATGGAGCCGTAGACAGTCAAGTGAAATCCAATCCACGAAATAATTTGATCTATGGGCAGCATCATTGTGGTAAAGGTCGTAATGCCAGAGGAATCATTACCGTAAGGCATAGAGGGGGAGGTCATAAGCGTCTATACCGTAAAATAGATTTTCGACGAAATACAAAAGACATATATGGTAGAATCGTAACCATAGAATACGACCCTAATCGAAATGCATACATTTGTCTCATACACTATGGGGATGGTGAGAAGAGATATATTTTACATCCCAGAGGGGCTATAATTGGAGATACCATTGTTTCTGGTACAGAAGTTCCTATAAAAATGGGAAATGCCCTACCTTTGA CCGATATGCCCTTAGGCACGGCCATACATAATATAGAAATCACACTTGGAAAGGGTGGACAATTAGCTAGAGCAGCGGGTGCTGTAGCGAAACTGATTGCAAAAGAGGGGAAATCGGCCACATTAAAATTACCTTCTGGAGAGGTCCGTTTGATATCCAAAAACTGCTCAGCAACAGTCGGACAAGTGGGAAATGTTGGGGTAAACCAGAAAAGTTTGGGTAGAGCCGGATCGAAATGTTGGCTAGGTAAACGTCCTGTAGTAAGAGGAGTAGTTATGAACCCTGTCGACCACCCCCATGGAGGTGGTGAAGGGAGGGCTCCAATTGGTAGAAAAAAACCCGTAACCCCCTGGGGTTATCCTGCGCTTGGAAGAAGaactagaaaaaggaaaaaatatagtgAGACTTTGATTCTTCGTCGCCGTAGTAAATAG
- the LOC125602599 gene encoding photosystem II protein D1, translated as MTAILERRESESLWGRFCNWITSTENRLYIGWFGVLMIPTLLTATSVFIIAFIAAPPVDIDGIREPVSGSLLYGNNIISGAIIPTSAAIGLHFYPIWEAASVDEWLYNGGPYELIVLHFLLGVACYMGREWELSFRLGMRPWIAVAYSAPVAAATAVFLIYPIGQGSFSDGMPLGISGTFNFMIVFQAEHNILMHPFHMLGVAGVFGGSLFSAMHGSLVTSSLIRETTENESANEGYRFGQEEETYNIVAAHGYFGRLIFQYASFNNSRSLHFFLAAWPVVGIWFTALGISTMAFNLNGFNFNQSVVDSQGRVINTWADIINRANLGMEVMHERNAHNFPLDLAAVEAPSING; from the coding sequence ATGACTGCAATTTTAGAGAGACGCGAAAGCGAAAGCCTATGGGGTCGCTTCTGTAACTGGATAACTAGTACTGAAAACCGTCTTTACATTGGAtggtttggtgttttgatgatCCCTACCTTATTGACCGCAACTTCCGTTTTTATTATCGCATTCATTGCTGCTCCTCCAGTAGATATTGATGGTATTCGTGAACCTGTTTCTGGATCTCTTCTTTACGGAAACAATATTATTTCAGGTGCCATTATTCCTACTTCTGCAGCTATTGGTTTGCATTTTTACCCGATCTGGGAAGCTGCATCCGTTGATGAATGGCTATACAACGGTGGTCCTTATGAACTAATTGTTCTACACTTTTTACTTGGTGTAGCTTGTTATATGGGTCGTGAGTGGGAACTTAGTTTCCGTCTGGGTATGCGTCCTTGGATTGCTGTTGCATATTCAGCTCCTGTTGCAGCTGCTACTGCTGTTTTCTTGATCTACCCAATTGGTCAAGGAAGTTTTTCTGATGGTATGCCTCTAGGAATCTCTGGTACTTTCAACTTTATGATTGTATTCCAGGCTGAGCACAACATTCTTATGCACCCATTTCACATGTTAGGTGTAGCTGGTGTATTCGGCGGCTCCCTATTTAGTGCTATGCATGGTTCTTTGGTAACTTCTAGTTTGATCAGGGAAACCACAGAAAATGAATCTGCTAATGAAGGTTACAGATTcggtcaagaagaagaaacttacaACATTGTAGCTGCTCACGGTTATTTTGGCCGATTGATCTTCCAATATGCTAGTTTCAACAATTCTCGTTCTTTACATTTCTTCTTAGCGGCTTGGCCGGTAGTAGGTATTTGGTTTACTGCTTTAGGTATTAGTACTATGGCTTTCAACCTAAATGGTTTCAATTTCAACCAATCAGTAGTTGATAGTCAAGGACGTGTTATTAATACTTGGGCTGATATTATTAACCGTGCTAACCTTGGTATGGAAGTTATGCATGAACGTAATGCTCACAACTTCCCTCTAGACCTAGCTGCTGTTGAGGCTCCATCTATAAATGGATAA